A window of Desulforegulaceae bacterium genomic DNA:
AATATAATCAATTATTTAGGAGTTTATAGAAATGGCTGAAATTACAAAAGAAGATGTAATTGAATATCTTTCAAATTTAACAGTACTTGAACTATCTGAGCTAGTTAAGGATTTAGAAGAAAAATTTGGTGTATCTGCTGCAGCTCCAGTCGCAGCAATGCCTATGGGCGTTGTTGCTGATGCTGGTGCTGCTGTTGAAGAGCAAACTGAGTTTGACGTTATTCTTAAGGCTGCCGGTGATAAGAAAATCAACGTTATCAAAGAAGTTAGAAAAATCACAGGTCTTGGTCTTAAAGAAGCAAAAGCGCTTGTTGATGAAGCACCAAAACCGGTTAAAGAAGGGATTGCTAAAGAAGACGCTCAGAAAATCAAAGAAGAGCTTGAAGCAGTCGGAGCCGAAATCGAGCTTAAATAGCTTTGTTAGATATTGTATTTTATTGACGGAACTGGCTTTTGCAGGTCAGTTCCGTATTTTGTTATTGGAAATTGTAAATAACAAAATACCTTTCCAAGAATAAATTTAGTATTTGAGTTACAACCGTTTTCGAGTTTGTTAGAAATGTTTATTCATTATCAGGCTCTTATTTCTATTTCTTATTTTTAATATAAAAAACTTATAAAACGGTTTTGTTCAGCCATTAATAAAAGTCTGTATTTTATTAAATACCAAATCCATATGGAGTAGCCATGTCCGGAAATCCTGTATCAATTAAGCGTTTTAGAAAAACATTCGGAAGGAAGGAAAATGTGTATGATATTCCGGATCTTATTGGAATGCAAAGGGAATCATACGAACGTTTTCTTCAGATGAATCTTCCCCCAGAAAAAAGAGAAGAAAAAGGTATCCAGTCTGTTTTCAAGTCTGTTTTTCCTATTAGAGACTTTACAGGTACCGCTTCCCTTGAATTTGTTTCTTATGATTTTGGAGAAGTAAAGCATAGTGAGCAGGAATGTCTTCAGCGGGGGATGACTTACGAAATTTCTTTAAGAATTCGTGTCCGCCTGGTAGTTTACGATGTAGACAAGGAAAACGATACTTCAAGTATAAGGGATATAAAGGAACAGGAAATATATTTCGGTACTATTCCGCTGATGACAAAGAGGGGAACTTTTATTGTCAATGGAACAGAAAGAGCTGTTGTAAGCCAGCTTCACAGATCTTCAGGTGTGTTTTTTGATCATGATAAAGGTAAAACTCATTCAAGCGGAAAGATAATATATACAGCAAGAGTTATCCCTGTTCGCGGTTCATGGATTGATATGGAAATTGATCCAAAAGATATTCTTAACATAAGAATAGACAGGAGAAGAAAATTTCCTATTTCTGTTCTTTTCAAAGCTTTTGGTTATTCAGCAGAAGATTTGCTTTCTTATTTTTATAAAAATGAAAAAATTAGATTTAGAGACGGTGTATATATAAGGGATTTTGACGAAGCCAAGCTAAAAGGCAAGAGAGCTGGTTTTGACATAATTGATCCGGAAACTGGTGAGGTAGCTGTTAAGAAAGGTCGCCTTTTTACAAAGCGGGCATTAAGGCAGCTTTCGAAAAGTGGAATAAAAGAGCTTCCTACAGGCACTGAAGAAATTGTTCAAAAAGGACTGGCCAAATCTGTTGTAGATCCTAAAACAGAAGAGGTAATTGCAAATGCAGGTGATTTAATTGATGAAGAACTTTTGGAAAAATTTCAGGAAGCCGGGGTTGATTCTTTTGACTTGCTTTATGTTGATGCAGCATATAGTGCCGATTCCATAAGAAAAACAATTTCTGTTGATAAAGTTGAAACAAGAGATGAAGCTCTTGTGGAAATATATAGAATTCTTCGTCCTGGAAATCCTCCAACTCCTGAGGTTGCCCAGGATTTTATAGATCACCTTTTTTTTAGCGGTTCATATTATGATCTTTCCGGTGTCGGAAGAATGAAGCTAAATCACAGACTTAGAATAAACACAGACATCGGCCTTAGGACTTTGAGAAAAGAAGATATTCTTCTTACTGCAAAGACTCTTGTTGAATTAAGAGATACCCAGGGGCCGGTAGACGACATTGATCATTTAGGTAATAGAAGGGTCAGGGCGGTTGGTGAACTTCTTGAAAATCAGTACAGAATCGGTCTTGTAAGAATGGAGAGGGCAATCAAGGAAAGAATGAGCATGCAGGAAATCGATGCTCTTATGCCCCATGATCTAATAAATTCAAAACCTGTTTCAGCTGTTGTAAGGGAGTTTTTTGGAACAAGTCAGCTTTCACAATTTATGGATCAGACAAACCCGCTTTCTGAAACTACTCACAAAAGAAGGCTTTCAGCTCTAGGACCAGGCGGTCTTACAAGAGAAAGGGCAGGCTTTGAAGTTAGGGACGTTCATCCGTCCCATTATGGAAGAATTTGTCCCATTGAAACTCCTGAAGGGCCAAACATTGGACTAATTGTTTCTCTTTGTACTTTTGCCAAAGTAAATGACTTTGGTTTTATTGAAACTCCTTTTCGAATTGTAAAAGATACAAAAGTAACAAAAGAAATTAAGCATTTGAGTGCTTTTGAAGAAAAAGAAATCCCAATAGCTCAGGCTAACGCACGAATAGGAGAAGACGGTCATTTCATAGATCCTATAATAAATTCAAGGGTAGCCGGTGATGTTGAGCAGGTACCAAAAGAAGAAGTTGAGCTCATGGATATTTCACCAAACCAGATAGTAAGTGTATCTGCATCTCTTATCCCTTTTCTTGAAAGTGATGACGCAAACCGTGCTCTTATGGGTTCAAATATGCAGCGTCAGGCTGTACCGCTTATAAAAAGCGAAGCTCCTCTTGTGGGAACCGGTGTTGAGGGTGTTGTAGCAAGGGACTCCGGGGTCACTGTTGTAGCAGAACATGATGGGGAGGTTGTTGATGTAGATTCTTCAAGAATTGTAGTTAAGCACGATTTTGATGAAACAGGAAAAGTACCGGGCTGTACTATTTATAGTTTGTC
This region includes:
- the rplL gene encoding 50S ribosomal protein L7/L12 — translated: MAEITKEDVIEYLSNLTVLELSELVKDLEEKFGVSAAAPVAAMPMGVVADAGAAVEEQTEFDVILKAAGDKKINVIKEVRKITGLGLKEAKALVDEAPKPVKEGIAKEDAQKIKEELEAVGAEIELK
- the rpoB gene encoding DNA-directed RNA polymerase subunit beta yields the protein MSGNPVSIKRFRKTFGRKENVYDIPDLIGMQRESYERFLQMNLPPEKREEKGIQSVFKSVFPIRDFTGTASLEFVSYDFGEVKHSEQECLQRGMTYEISLRIRVRLVVYDVDKENDTSSIRDIKEQEIYFGTIPLMTKRGTFIVNGTERAVVSQLHRSSGVFFDHDKGKTHSSGKIIYTARVIPVRGSWIDMEIDPKDILNIRIDRRRKFPISVLFKAFGYSAEDLLSYFYKNEKIRFRDGVYIRDFDEAKLKGKRAGFDIIDPETGEVAVKKGRLFTKRALRQLSKSGIKELPTGTEEIVQKGLAKSVVDPKTEEVIANAGDLIDEELLEKFQEAGVDSFDLLYVDAAYSADSIRKTISVDKVETRDEALVEIYRILRPGNPPTPEVAQDFIDHLFFSGSYYDLSGVGRMKLNHRLRINTDIGLRTLRKEDILLTAKTLVELRDTQGPVDDIDHLGNRRVRAVGELLENQYRIGLVRMERAIKERMSMQEIDALMPHDLINSKPVSAVVREFFGTSQLSQFMDQTNPLSETTHKRRLSALGPGGLTRERAGFEVRDVHPSHYGRICPIETPEGPNIGLIVSLCTFAKVNDFGFIETPFRIVKDTKVTKEIKHLSAFEEKEIPIAQANARIGEDGHFIDPIINSRVAGDVEQVPKEEVELMDISPNQIVSVSASLIPFLESDDANRALMGSNMQRQAVPLIKSEAPLVGTGVEGVVARDSGVTVVAEHDGEVVDVDSSRIVVKHDFDETGKVPGCTIYSLSKFNRTNQNTCFNHKVIVQKNEKVKKGQIIADGPSTERGELGLGKNVTIAFMPWGGYNFEDSILVSESLVKDGTFTSVHIEEFEVVARDTKLGKEEITRDIPNVGEEALKNLDESGIIKLGSPVVSGDILVGKVTPKGETQLSPEEKLLRAIFGEKAGDVKDTSLKIPPGVEGVVIDAKVFSRRGVDKDQRTRKIEDKEIAVLEKNRDDKISVIEVAAKERLIEITQNLEAGANLVKNKNTLIKKGEPVSSDFINKFSLEELEGIIVSDDEATERIDSLIELAKNEIVLAKKEFDDQVSHFEKGDDLPPGVIKMIKVYVAMKRVLSVGDKMAGRHGNKGVVSRILPIEDLPFFKDGTPVDMVLNPLGVPSRMNVGQILEIHLGRAARALGYQIEEMLEMKRADLLREKLERIFSDNPIELEKINQADEEDIFDFGKEFKNGVHVATPVFDGALEPEINSLLKEGGASPLGQEILYDGRTGLPFEGAVTVGTMYMLKLHHLVDDKLHARSIGPYSLVTQQPLGGKAQFGGQRLGEMEVWAMEAYGAAYALQEFLTVKSDDMAGRTRMYEKIVKGQNMLEPGLPESFKVLIKELQSLGLDMSLIESDN